From the genome of Streptacidiphilus sp. PB12-B1b:
GGGCGGCTTCACCGAGCCCAAGCCGATGTCCGGCATGCTCGAGACCCACCTCGGCGCCTTCAACGCCGGCGACCCGGCCGGCCGCGCCTACCTGCGCCCGGAGACCGCGCAGGGCATCTTCGTCAACTTCGCCGCCGTGCAGCAGACCTCGCGCAAGAAGCCGCCGTTCGGCATCGCCCAGACCGGCAAGAGCTTCCGCAACGAGATCACGCCCGGCAACTTCATCTTCCGCACCCGCGAGTTCGAGCAGATGGAGATGGAGTTCTTCGTCAAGCCCGGCGAGGACGACCAGTGGTTCGAGTACTGGCTGCAGGAGCGCTGGAACTGGTACCGCGACCTCGGCCTGCGCGAGGAGAACATGCGCTACTACGAGCACGCCAAGGAGAAGCTCTCGCACTACTCCAAGCGCACGGTCGACATCGAGTACCGCTTCCAGTTCGGCGGCAACGAGTTCGGCGAGCTGGAGGGCGTGGCCAACCGCACCGACTACGACCTGACGCAGCACTCGGAGCACTCCGGCCAGGACCTCAAGTACTTCGACCAGGAGTCCGGCGAGCGCTGGTTCCCGTACGTCATCGAGCCCGCGGCGGGCGTCAACCGCGCGATGCTGGCGTTCATGCTCGACGCCTACCGCGAGGACGAGGCCCCCAACGCCAAGGGCGTGATGGAGAAGCGCGTAGTCATGCGCCTCGACCCGCGTCTGGCCCCGGTCAAGGTCGCCGTGCTGCCGCTGTCGCGCAACGCCGCGCTCTCCCCGAAGGCCCGCGGCCTCGCCGCCGACCTGCGCAAGCACTGGAACGTGGAGTTCGACGACGCGGGCGCGATCGGCCGCCGCTACCGCCGCCAGGACGAGATCGGCACGCCGTTCTGCATCACCGTCGACTTCGACACCCTGGACGACAACGCGGTGACCGTGCGCGAGCGCGACACCATGGAGCAGCAGCGGATCTCGCTCGACCAGGTCGAGGGCTTCCTGGCCGGCAAGCTGATCGGCTGCTGACCCGCCGCCACACCTGCACCACCCGCAACTCCCCTGGTACGGCCGCCCGCTGTGCCACCGCCGCCGCCCGTCGCGCACCCCGCGCCGGGCGGCGCCGCGTCGGCGGCGTTCCACCGGCGGCGGCCTGCCGGCGGCGGACGGTCAGCGGGACCACCCCGCGCGGACCCGCAGCCTCTCGGTGCCGCCGTCCGCACGGGCCGCGGTGACCCGGTCGTAGCGGCCCCCGGCCGACGCCACCCAGAACAGCCCGGCGATGCCCGACGCCTCGGCCGCGCAGAGCCCCCGGCCGCGCCGGCTGAGCACCAGCCCCGGCGGCACCCCGTCCGTCGGCATCCGCCCCCAGACCAGGACCGACTCCCGTCCGCCGCCCCGCCCGCCGTCGCGTCGCGCCCCGCGCAGCACCCGCCCCGCGCGCGGCTCGGCGACCAGGACGTCGAGCAGCAGCCCGAGGTTGTGCACCTCCAGCGCCGGGCGCCCCCGGGGGCCGCTGCCCAGCCGCACCGACCACGGCGGCTCCAGCAGCGGCACCCCGTCCAGGTACGCGTGCCCCGGCCGCCGCCACCGCTCCTGCGTCTGCTGCTGCCTCTGCCCGGGCGTCTGCTGCTGCGCGGCCATGGTGCTCCCCCGTCATGGCCTCCCGGCTCTCGGGCGCCGGGAACCACCCTGCTGCACCGCGCCCCACCGCGTCGGTAGTGCAGGCCCCCGGCCC
Proteins encoded in this window:
- a CDS encoding glycine--tRNA ligase, coding for MAADKIDTIVSLSKRRGFVYPCSEIYGGQKAAWDYGPLGVELKENVKRQWWRNMVIGREDVVGLDSSVILAREVWEASGHVATFSDPLTECTSCHKRYRADHLEEAYEAKHGHVPANGLADINCPNCGNKGGFTEPKPMSGMLETHLGAFNAGDPAGRAYLRPETAQGIFVNFAAVQQTSRKKPPFGIAQTGKSFRNEITPGNFIFRTREFEQMEMEFFVKPGEDDQWFEYWLQERWNWYRDLGLREENMRYYEHAKEKLSHYSKRTVDIEYRFQFGGNEFGELEGVANRTDYDLTQHSEHSGQDLKYFDQESGERWFPYVIEPAAGVNRAMLAFMLDAYREDEAPNAKGVMEKRVVMRLDPRLAPVKVAVLPLSRNAALSPKARGLAADLRKHWNVEFDDAGAIGRRYRRQDEIGTPFCITVDFDTLDDNAVTVRERDTMEQQRISLDQVEGFLAGKLIGC